The DNA window GTCAACTAATCATATTCTTTgttcattcatttttttactAGCTCAGAGTAGATTAAGGGAATGACATTATTTGCTCTTTTGTACATTATTTTTGTAACTGGATAATAGTTTCACTCTTTTATGGATTGATATGCCAGTCAGTGGGTTGACCTTGATTACAAACCATCAGATGTGATGTGCAATTTGGatcaaatcaaattcaattaTTAAGTCTTCTTTGCATTTAAGTTTCCAAGTCCGGTGGTAATTGGAACTGATGGGTAAGCAATATTTATTACgaggtcttttttttttttttagaaaatcaaGCTTCAAAGTAATATAAATATAGTCGGAGGACATCGTACACAGAATGTGTTACCTGATTTAACAAATGAGCTACGACATTCTTTGATTTTCTAACAAAATCGATTTTAAATTCACTTTAATCAACCAGCAATCTGTAACATGTAAACTCAAttctaaatattttgataacatTTCTACAACATACaccaaaaaattataattttatgaagagatttttattgatgaaaaagagcttatatattatatatatactatataagaTGGAGGAGGATATAGTAGTTTTTcggataaaaaggtaaaaagcaCACACTCCTGTGAAGAAGTTTGTTGAAGAAATTTTACGGATCAGTgaattaaaagcatcaaattcCATTAATAAAATTAGGTTTTCTTGGTTATTAAGCCTTGTAAGTAAATGGGATCTAAGTGTATTAAGGATTAGTTTTTTTCTCTCTAGTTATTGCACTCCAACGGTAGAATAGATATTACTTTCAGTACTCTTAAAAATTAAAGTAGGTACCAAAATGAGTtatagaataattatacaatCAACGGATGTGTCACGTTATTCATGTAACAAACCTATGAGGCGTTTGTCATGTgtgaatatttaataataaaaaataagtaaatgaataaaaatttacaaatgcttattataaaattaatgtgACATATTtgttgtgtgggataaacaccataagttataactcaaatgtaAAGAAAAGAGAGTAGATTTTAGATATATTTGGTTCTAACTGTGAAGCAGAgtaagaaatgaaaaaaaagctCTCCCTTCTTTCTTTAAAGCTCTCCcttctctctctctaaaaaaagcTCTcccttttctttaaaaaaactcTCATCTTGTTCTTGTTGAGGGTGGGAGAAGGTGATTTCCGATCTTAATcggaaaatcattttttctccGCCCAAATTATTACTATCTCTacgacttttttttatatttatatctttttagatctataaatatttttagatcTAGAATTTTATTAAGATTTGTTATAGTTTTTGTTGAATGATCTTTATAATGGAAGGTGTTGTgagatataaaaattattttcttagaaCTTTTCTGAAGACGAAAATCGAAAAAAATGAATGTTCAACAGATCTACCGGTTTGAAGATAACTTTTGGATATATATTGAAGATGAAATTTGAAAAGTTCGAAGTTTGAAGATTCAAGCGGTTTCAAGATCGTAGTCtcaatatttatgtatttggtAACCTTTTAATGGTTGAAAAAACCCTGTTCGATGACTGAATCAAACAGCTCTTATCATTATTATAGATTAGTTCTTTCAATTTGTTGAACAACTATTcttttatgtaattttcattttatcaatagaaattttaacttttttaaaaaaaaaaactgtgaAACAGCTGGCAATAATGTTTTTCTGTCTATTCCAACTTTGATGAGtgtgaaaaaaaatgattatgaTGCTAAGGTTTATTCCTGATTGAAGAGTtggttcaaattaaaaaatattgagtATGGAACCATAGTTCCCCATTCTATTCATTGACCTATCTTAAAACTCTAATCTATTATTCAAACCACTTGTTATTTCACTTCCTCTTGAAGCAATCCTCATCCGAAAGATATGTTGTTAGCAAActaaaaatatggaaaattTGTACCCacaataaatcacacccaatTTTAGCAGCTTTTGCTTTTGCATTCAATACCTCCCAACTGTTTCTTAAAACCAACCCTCTAATTTCATTTATGTTCTCATTATAAAAACTCAACTGCATTTTCTTGCCAAGAAAACGACCTCTCCTCACCAAATTTTACTTATAATCTGCCCTCTCATTTCATTTTCCAAAGACAACATATTTTTTCATGGGTTCTTCTTCTGCAGCCAAGTTTTCGTATCAAAGACTGAATAATGAAGAGTTTTACGAGGCACAAGCTGTGAGAACATCAAGAAAAAAGTGCAGAAAGGTTCATTCAAGAAAAAGATTTAGACTTAAAGTTCCAAGTTTAATGAGGAGGTTCTTgagaaagaaaattaatattttttatgggTTTTATGCAAAAGTACTGAGGAGATTAAAAGAAAGTGAAGCTCATTTTGGTGATCTTTTTGCTGGGAATTATCTCTTCTTACAGGTTAATCCAACTTCATTCAAGTCTTTGGAGAAGGCTTATCATACTAATACTTTGCCTAAAAGGtttcattattataattattagcTTGGGTGCAGGCCAATACAagtgtaattatattttcttttaagttAATCCTGtttactttaattattattttccataacCATTGCatatatttgtttttctttcccCGAAATTGAAAAAGGAAGATAAAGTAAAACTGGTATATATTTGTTTAACTTGTTGTGCCAAGAGTGTTTAATTGGCGCttgtttttttaatctttaaaaagcTAGAATTTCAATAGTCATAGAAGGAAAATCCTGGATAATATAAGATGTAATATGATTTGAAACATCCTCCGTAATCATAATATCATCATGAATCTCTTATGTCAGCAACTTGATTACAATTCCTGTACTATTAAACCAAGAGACTAAATGAAGAATATCTTCATAAATAAGGCAATTGTAGGATAAACCCATCGAGCCTTGCTGCAAATTGCCATAACCAGAACCATTTTCACAGCATCACCAATGGCTGGAATTATGCTCCCTGTAGAAACCAAAACGTGACCATAATGATCCTGAATCACACTCCTGCAGCTGCATGCGAATTGAGCACCGAATCAGAGTTAATTTTACAGCAGGTCGGGAAGGGGGTTGCTGCCACTGAACATCAAAAGCAGACAGCATGATCCAAGTTGATGAAACCATGCCTTCCAATCGAATGCCTAAAGTGCTTCTAAGCCAGAAGCCACGAGTCCAACTGCACTCCTCTTAAACACATTAACAGAGTTAATGCACCAAGCCAAATTGCAAGGCATGGTCCTGCAATCTTTTAGCTTTGCTAGTTTACACTGAAATCGATACCCATctggttttttttcttctaaattaaaatagtagtttttgttttattaattacgGTTAGCTAGCTGAAAAGGTGTGGTTTTTGGTGAATGTTATTATTGATTACAGTTATGATCTTAGTTTAGAAGAGTATGGAATGTTTTTTTAGATAGAGCGAAGTGGTTGGTGTGTGCTTGATTTAGCTGTTCTTGATGATAATGAGAGGTTAACTAAGATATGGAGttaaggccatgtttggttcatggaatagaatagtATGAAATAGAATAGTTATTTCATAAAGAATGGAATagccattctttagtttttgaaaggagtgtttattccataaaatcatggAATATCAATTCTTTGGAATACCTATTCTATGAACCAAAGCAAAAAATTGccattctatacggaatagctatttcattccgcacctattccatgaaccaaacatggcctaagGGTTTTCTTGTTGTAGATATCTGAGTCATTATGATTACCAGTTGTGGTTGGTTGCTTACTTTAGAAAGATATGAGGGTTTCATTTTCCTCCAACTAAAAAAACTTCTAGAGCTGCAAATGGAACATCCATTTTTGTGTTTTAGTGTACAAAATGTTAAAAGTAGAACAAAATTTGAATCTTTAAAAGATCTGATTTTCATGGTGGTGCTGTTGTAAAGAAACATGCATTATAGTAGAACAATGTTTCCAATCTTTTTCtgcaatttctttctttttagtGATGCTTTTTTAGTTCTTTTTTTGAACTTATgcaaatttctttttaattttattgtgtGAATTGAAATTGATaatgaattttatttgtcttttcaTCTCTTATAGGTTGTCAATTTGAGTTTCAAACTCTTAAATACCGAAacataatatttgaaaaatttatagcTTAGAAATTATTGTCCACTTGTAATTGATAGTTTGCTTTGGAGCTATGTAAAAACTCTGGATGTACTTTTTTTCCCACTTGTAATTGATGAGTGTCTTTATACACACAGTGATAATTAGGCCTGTGCACCGGGCGGTTTCGGTCGGTCCGTTCGGTGAACCGAATCGAAAAAACCAAAACCGAAAATAGgccaaaatttaaaactgaATCAGTTCCGAAATAGATAAAAACCGAgattgaaccgaaccaaaaaattcggttcggttcagttcgATTCGGCTAAAAAccgaattttttaattaatttttcttttcagttttttaatataaaaaattaaataaatattgattaataataatttaacatatgttgtttgtatattttatctattatcataaatttattgacttatatattatatattattaaagaataaatactaaaacagtataaataaacatataaattttaattttttcaaaaataaaataaaattaatttgttattcggtttttcggtcggttcggtttgcaaaaatctaaaatcaaattgaaagccgaatatcaaatttttaggttggcaaaaaccaaattaaaccattttaaccaaaaaaccgaaccaatcttaaaattttgattcggttcggttcggtttttcggttcaattcggtttttgcacacccctagtgataatgatatgttatttttttttgttaattttaagtTGATATTTGATTGATACTGTGTTGATTTTAGCAGTagtgaaatatatatatatatatatatataaaataataataataataataataatgttgaattattgtatttttttgag is part of the Mercurialis annua linkage group LG3, ddMerAnnu1.2, whole genome shotgun sequence genome and encodes:
- the LOC126671666 gene encoding uncharacterized protein LOC126671666; this translates as MGSSSAAKFSYQRLNNEEFYEAQAVRTSRKKCRKVHSRKRFRLKVPSLMRRFLRKKINIFYGFYAKVLRRLKESEAHFGDLFAGNYLFLQVNPTSFKSLEKAYHTNTLPKRFHYYNY